The genomic interval TTTATTTAATGCGGTTGTTTCAAAAACTGTCAAAATTGAAAAAAGCGTCATTATTGTATCAACTGCGTTTAAAAAAGTTAGTATATCTGTAGATAGCATTATTGATGTGAGGATTATACATAATAAGATGAAACTTTCACAGTTTTTTTATCTGGGTATTCTATATCTGCTGTTGGATTACTCTATGGAAGAGATTTTAATAAAGACGAATGAAGAAGAAGTTATAATTCCTTTGAAGTATTTTGATAAGAGTTTATATAATAATTTGCTAATAGCCTCGGAGGAGGGGCAATAATACTGTTTTTCCTATGATTGAAATGTGCGTTTACAGTGGAAGATGTTTAATATAGGATCGAAGCCTATTTCTGGATTAACCCCCCGAATGAGAAAGTTGAGCTGCGCCGTCTTTTGAAAAAAGCGGCGTCAGTTCCAACGATTTGGTGCGCCCAGCATGAGCGTACGCTCGGGGGTGAAAGTCCCCTGAAGGTATCCACCCGTAAGCAAATAGCTTACGGCAACTTCAAGTCGGAGGCAAGGGCTTGACCGCGAGGTCTGGTCTGGAGGAAGCCCGAGGCGAAACCGGTGAGTCGATGAACAAGAAGACGATACAAGGCCTAGTTCCCGAGGCGAGGCAGCCAATGATGCCGATGCCCTGTGGATGCGGAATAGGGTAAATCGTTCGGCTTCCGGGGAAGGTGTGCGTTCTTACCTGGGGAGATCTGTCTGAATGGCAGTGAGACCTGCGATGTTCCGAGATGCCGGAAAAGGGAATCCGGTGTACCAAAGCCCCGGCGTGCCAGGCGGTGACGGCCTGAATACGAACCAGAAATGGGACACAAACGGAAAGTCACAGGAAACACGGCAGGACTCATCGCGTCGGTCGGAGCAATCCGGCTGATAATCAGGCAGAAGTCAGCAGAGGACATAGTAGCCAACGCCGGGGTAATGCCTGGTTCACGGTGAAGGTCCAAACATTCCACAAGGAGGAGCCTCATGGTTCTCTCGAATGACAAAACGGGGCGGACCACGGAGAAACCAGCCTTGGAAACTTCTCTTCTGGATACGGTTCTTTCATCGGCCAACATGGCTAAGGCTTGGAAACAGGTCAAACGGAATGAGGGAGGTCCTGGGATTGACGGTATTACTATCGCTCGGTTTCCGGCCTACCTCAAACCCCGGTGGGAACGTATCAAGCAGGCTGTGCTACGGGGATACTATATTCCCAAACCGGTGAAACGGGTAGAGATACCTAAACCATCCGGCGGCACACGCAAGTTGGGGATTCCGGTTATTTTGGATCGGATGATCCAGCAGGCCATAACACAGGTCCTCATGCCGATCTTTGACCCGGCGTTTTCCGACGCCAGTCATGGATTTCGGCCGGGACGCTCGGCTCACGGAGCAATTCAGCAGGTACAGAAGTATGTACAGGATGGATACCGCTATGCGGTAGACGTGGACATCGAGAAATTCTTCGATAATGTCAACCATGATATCCTCATGCATAAGGTCGCCAGGAAGGTGAAGGACAAGAGTGTTCTGCGCCTGATCGGGCGGTATCTGCGAGCCGGGGTGCATGAACAGGACGGAACGGTGCAGTCAACGGACATCGGTACACCCCAGGGCGGCCCATTGTCGCCGTTACTTTCCAACATCCTTCTGGATGTACTGGACAAGGAACTGGAACAACGGGGCTGGAGATTCGCTCGCTATGCGGATGATCGTGCGCCAAGAAGACAGCAATTCGCCGAAAGGAGGAACTGTCATGTTTAACTGAAGATGAGGGAGGGCCCCTCGGAGCCGGCATGCAGGTGTAGGCTCCAAACCACCATAAGCTGCTGTGGCCAAAAGCCATGGTAGTGAGCGTTATGGAAAAGGCAGAGCAAGACTCTGTCAGGTATGTACCAATGGAGACGAACACCCGTGAACCATTGATAAAGTGTCGAAAGCGTAGGGATGTCATCAAAACCGGGAAGTAGTCGTTAGCCCGGGATAAGTCTGGAAGGAACCTGCTTACTGATCAGACGGTGGCCGGCATGGAGATGGCGTGAACGTGGTACAGGCTTCAGTTGAGAACTTGGGAACCTACGACTCCGATGAGAAGGGAGAAAATCAAGTGGAAGCCCCACAAGATTGAGAGTACCAATACGGAGTATAGGGGCGGAACAGCTTGTAGTAGTGTTGAAGCTTCTGTAATGGGAGTGGAGCGAAGAAGCTGTATTATCCAGCTTTGGAAGCTGGTCAACCGAAAGGGAGGAGCCAATGGACAAAGCAAAGTCGTACGAGATATCCAGGCACACGGTGCTGGAGGCATTTCAACGAGTAAAAGCGAATAAGGGGAAGGCTGGTATAGACAATGAGAGCCTTGATGCATTTGAAACCGATCTGAAGAATAACCTATACAAGATTTGGAATCGGATGTCATCGGGAAGCTATTTTCCCCCGGCCGTGAAAGCAGTGGAGATACCCAAGAAGCAAGGCGGAAATCGAGTGTTGGGAATACCGACAGTGTCGGATCGAGTGGCGCAGATGGTCGCAAAGATCTACTTTGAACCGGAAGTTGAACCGCATTTCCATAAAGATTCTTATGGATACAGGCCAGGAAAATCGGCAATTAACGCGGTGGCAGTTACGAGAGAACGATGCTGGAGGTATAACTGGGTGCTGGAGTATGATATCAAGGGCTTGTTTGACAACATTGACCATGACCTGCTGATGAAAGCAGTAAGGAAGCATACGGACATCCCCTGGGTGATACTCTATATTGAGAGGTGGCTTAAAGCACCATTCCAGAAGGCTGATGGAACAGTAGTAAAGCGGACAAAAGGCACTCCCCAAGGGGGTGTTATCAGTCCTGTTCTGGCAAACCTGTTTCTCCATTATGCTTTTGACATGTGGATGGATAGAACCCACCCGGACAAGCCGTTTGCCCGCTACGCTGATGATGGCGTTGTGCACTGCAGAAACCTGCAAGCTGCGGAAGAACTGTACAAAAGCTTGAGAGAACGGTTTGAGGAATGCAAACTGGAGATACACCCGGAGAAAAGCAAGATCGTCTATTGTAAAGATGATGATCGAAAAGAAAGGTATGAGCATACATCGTTTGATTTTCTGGGGTATACATTCCGTCCAAGAAGATCCAAAAATCGGTATGGAAAGCACTTTATCAACTTTACACCCGCAGTGAGTAACAAGGCAAAGAAAGCAATGAGACAGACCGTCAGGGGTTGGAGAATGCACTTAAAGAATGAAAAATCCCTGGAAGATTTGTCGAGGATGTTCAATCCTGTAATACGGGGATGGATGCAGTATTACGGACGCTTTTACAAATCGGAGATGTACTCGGTATTAAGACATGTTGACCGGGCATTAGTAAAATGGGTCAGACGGAAGTTCAAGAAACTAAGACATCAAAGACGAGCAACCCATTGGCTTGGAAGCATCGCCAAAAGAGATGCAAAATTATTTCACCATTGGCATGTGTGGAAGATTCGACCAGCGGCTGGATAATGGGAGCCGGATGAGCCGAGAGGTTCAAGTCCGGTTCTGCGAGAGCCTCGGGGTGCGATTCCCCGGGGCCACTCACCTCGTAGTTCTCGCCCGAACTGAGGCTGAAGGCCGACAGATGCTCGCCGAACTGACGCTGTTTTTGAAAACGACCCTGCAGCTGACGGTTCACCCCGC from Marispirochaeta sp. carries:
- the ltrA gene encoding group II intron reverse transcriptase/maturase, with the translated sequence MVLSNDKTGRTTEKPALETSLLDTVLSSANMAKAWKQVKRNEGGPGIDGITIARFPAYLKPRWERIKQAVLRGYYIPKPVKRVEIPKPSGGTRKLGIPVILDRMIQQAITQVLMPIFDPAFSDASHGFRPGRSAHGAIQQVQKYVQDGYRYAVDVDIEKFFDNVNHDILMHKVARKVKDKSVLRLIGRYLRAGVHEQDGTVQSTDIGTPQGGPLSPLLSNILLDVLDKELEQRGWRFARYADDRAPRRQQFAERRNCHV
- the ltrA gene encoding group II intron reverse transcriptase/maturase, with the protein product MDKAKSYEISRHTVLEAFQRVKANKGKAGIDNESLDAFETDLKNNLYKIWNRMSSGSYFPPAVKAVEIPKKQGGNRVLGIPTVSDRVAQMVAKIYFEPEVEPHFHKDSYGYRPGKSAINAVAVTRERCWRYNWVLEYDIKGLFDNIDHDLLMKAVRKHTDIPWVILYIERWLKAPFQKADGTVVKRTKGTPQGGVISPVLANLFLHYAFDMWMDRTHPDKPFARYADDGVVHCRNLQAAEELYKSLRERFEECKLEIHPEKSKIVYCKDDDRKERYEHTSFDFLGYTFRPRRSKNRYGKHFINFTPAVSNKAKKAMRQTVRGWRMHLKNEKSLEDLSRMFNPVIRGWMQYYGRFYKSEMYSVLRHVDRALVKWVRRKFKKLRHQRRATHWLGSIAKRDAKLFHHWHVWKIRPAAG